The genomic region GGATGCCCATGCCCATGCCCATGCCCATGTCCACTTGCCGGATTGTGTAACGCTCGCCGCGCTCGGCCAAGTAGGTATTCCTTCGGCAGCGAGCCGCTGCACCAGGGGGTAGTCATCGGGCAGGTGATGCACTCCCAAGGCACCGCTGCCGGATTGATGTCGTATCCGGTGATAGCCCACTTCGGAGTAGTCGCCTCGGGCTTGCGCTTTATGTGTGAACGCACCCAGTCGGCGTCCGCCAAACTGATGGCAAGTGGCGATGTCGCAGGCGAAGCACTCGCCAAACTTCCGCGGGTGACTGCGGCCGCACCCTAGATGGGCGCCTACATGACCCTCTGTACCGAAGGGGAGAGCCGAGCCGTTATAAAAAGCATATACTGGGACTTGGCCGTTCCCCTTCGCGCGTAGCAGCGCGGCGGCTTGGTCGTCTGCCTTATCGTTCCCGTCTTTGGTCGTGCCTAACCCCTCGTACTGGCCCGACGGGAACAAGATCTTGGCCTGCACGCGAAGGTGAAGCCAGCGTCGCCTGTCGACCGAACGCAAGGCCCACAGGAAGTCGTGACCGTCCCTGACCTCCTCGGCAATCGTCGCTTTGCTGACCCAAGTCGTGGACGACCTGAAGCGATGCATTGCCACCAACAAGCCTTCGGTCGCAGTCTCTTCACGGGGCTTAAATGGCGCATCCCGCAGGAACTCCCATAGCCTTCCCGACAGTTGCTCTAAGTCATGCCGATTCACGCCGTCAAGTATTGCGCAGCGAGCGCGTGAATTGTCCGCACCGCACCGCGGCAGTTAGCGCCCGTGGTCCGCGCGCCGAACGAGATGCCAGGTGTCGCCGCCGAGGTTGTTCCGAGTCAGCATCGAAAGGTCAGATCCTTCGAGCGTCCTGCAAGCGGCGGGATAACCCACACGGTTCGCCCAGCAGTCCCCAGCTGGCCTTGATGGTTCTGTGTTCCGGATTGTTGACACTGGGCTTGATCCAGCGATCTCCATTGCCGCGAGATGCCCTGGTTGGCGATTCGCGTCAATTTCCTGGATCTCCCGGTAGCGTGCTGGAGCATGGAGGAGCCATCTGTTGGAGACCGCAAGACTGGACCAAGGCCGGCGAGTAGTCACAACAGCACTGGACCATCGGTCAGGGTGCCAGGTGAGAAGGAATGGCAGTCACTCACGGAATCTGACGGACGTGCCTGGAACTTGTTCGAGTCGGTCGGTCTGGCTAGCTACCGCAGCGAGAACCTTGTTGTCTTGCTGGGTTTGGGAACCTCACTCGGCCTGAATGGCGGCGGCGGCATGGCGCCCACGATGAGTGACCTGTTCGTTAGTGTAAAGACATTGGACGGGTACGACCGCGCGGCAGAACTGGCGCCGACCGCGATCGAGGCTGGCGACGTCGAAGCGCTTCTGTCGGCCTGTCAGATGCAGGTAGGTCTGACCGACGACGAAGTCACGAAACGGTTCTTGGACGCCGCCGAAGCGGTAGTCCTCCAGGCGTGCAGCTTTGTGGACGACACGACCGACCTAGGCACGCACGAGGCCTTCCTTCGTAAGGTCGGTAGACGGGCGACAAGGCTCGCTCGCACCAAGGTGTTCACCACGAACTACGACCTCGCCATTGAGCGTGCAGCCCAAGCAACACGCTTCACCCTTCTCGACGGCTTCGGTCCGACCGCGGGTGAACTCTTCGACGGAGGCAACTTCGATCTTGACGTCGTACGTCGCGCACCAGACGGGACGCTCCAACTAGCTCCGAACGTCATTCAGCTCTACAAGCTCCACGGCTCCGTGGATTGGGACGAGACGAACGACGGTGTGCGTCGGGACCCAAGCCCCGCGAACCCAGTATTGATCTACCCGTCGAGCATGAAGTACCAGCAGTCGTACCGTCCGCCCTACCTCGAATCGATGGCTCGCTTCCAGATGACGCTGCGACAGCCAGAGACGACCGTCATCGTCGCCGGTTTCGGCTTCAACGACGCACATGTCGTTGGCCCACTGCTATCGGCTGTCCGGTCCAACGTGTCACTGCGCCTCATCGTCGTCGACCCGGTTCTGCGCGAGACCAAGAACGAGTCCTTGCTGACGTTATTGCGTCTCTCGGACGCGCGTGATGAGCGGATCCTGCTCTTCGCTGGCACCTTCGCCGAGTTCACCACCCGCCTTCCCGATATGGCACCTCAGGACGCGCACGAGGCTCACGACGAGCGAGTGCGAAGCACGTCGATCTGATGGAATTCCTCGACCCTTTCATCCCCGAGCGCCTGGCCGGCACCGTCATCGCCGTCCAAGGGTCCGAAGCGACGGTGTCCCTGCCGTGGGCAGGCATGGCGCCGGTGTCGCTCTTCGGCCAGCCGGTCCTTCGCGGCGAGGTCGGGGAGTTCTTGCTCTTCGCATGCGGACCCTTCGCGATCTTCGGTCGACTGGTGACCCTCGAAGCACCGCGGACCAAGCGGCCGGAAGCCAGCACGACACCTGGTGCCCAAGTCGCAACTGAGGTCTCCGGGACCGTCCAGCTCTTGGGGACGCTTCGGCTCAACGGAAAGTTCGCGCGCGGTTTGGAACGTCACCCCCGTGTCGGGGACCTCGCCTACGCCGCCGATGCTGACGCGATCCGCGCCGTGTTGTCGTCGGGGGTCGATGCAGACGGCGCGCGACTGCCCCTCGGCGTCCTGCGTGGCGGGCAGGACGTCGAGATCGACGTGCCGGCCGAGGTGTTGTTCGGTCGACATCTGGCCATAGTCGGATCCACCGGTGGTGGAAAGAGTTGGACACTGCAGACCCTGATGGAGCAGTCCGCAAAGGAGGGGGTGCGGATCCTGCTTCTGGATGCCACCGGTGAATTTGCCCCGCTCGATAATCTGGCCGACCACGTCTCTGTTGCGACATCGCCACCGGCGATCGGGTCTCAGGCCTCCCTGCCGCACCGTCAGCTCAGCGAGTCGGACAGGCGTGCGCTCCTGCGCCCATCGGCGGGAGCCCAGCTTCCGAAGCTTCGATCCGCCATTCGGTCGCTACGCCTTGCAAACGCGCTGGGAGAGGGGCACAGCCTGATTCAAGACGGGCTGCTCTATAAGGCCAACCGGCCGCGCAAGCCCTACTCGGATGCGTGCTTCGAGCATGCGGCAGTACTTGATGACCCCCAAGCCCCCTTCAACCTTCGGAAGCTCAGCCAGCAGGTGCCGCTCGAGTGCGTCTACGAGAACGACCAGCGCGAAGGGACAAGTTTCGGGAACTGGGCGATGAATGAACTCAGCTACTGCAACACGATGATCGCTCGGATCCTCGACCTCACCTCGACAGCCGAGGTCATGGACATCCTCGACCCGCATGACGCGTCGCCGTCGGAGTCAGTGCTTGATCTCGTTGACCAGTGGCTGGATAGCGAACCTTCCAAGAACATCCTGCGCATCTCGCTCGCCGACCTCACGTTCGAACACAACATGCGCGAGATCGTCGTGAACACCATCGGTCGCCACCTTCTTTCAAAAGCAAGAAAGGGCGCGTTCAATCCCCGACCCCTCGTTGTCGCAATTGATGAGGCGCATCAGTTCTTCGGGCAGGGCGTTGCGGACGAGTTTGTGGCAGCTTCTTTCGATTCGTTCGACCTCGTCGCGAAAGAAGGGCGCAAGTATGGGCTAGTGATCTGTATGGCGACCCAGCGTCCAGGCGATCTGCCCGCCGCAGTCCTTAGTCAGGCCGGCATGCTTTTGGTGCACAGGCTCACTGAGAGACGCGACCGTGAGCGCGTGGAGCAGGCAGCTTCCGAGCTGACGCTGGCGGCTACTCGGCTTCTCCCGGCACTGGTGCCGGGAGAGGCGCTAATCGTGGGTAGCGAATTCGCGGTACCGGTTCCCGTCCGCATGCACCGACCACAACGGCCCCCGAAGTCCGATGGGCCTACTTTTTCGCGCACGCATCACTAGCTATTGACTCAGCGAAGTCAGGGCGTATTCCAACGACAAGCTTCGCTGGCGGAGGATGTCAGGCATGGTGCCCGGAGCGCCGGAGCGCCGGAGCGCCGGAGCGACGTGGCGGAGTGGACCCAGCCGCGAGGTCGACCGGCGCGTCATAGTGGGCGGTAGGACGCTGGTCCGCCGGGTCCGTTGTGCCTGAACTGATATCGCGTTCACGCAGGTCAGCGTGGGTGCGGCGGGACTGTCGGTGGCTGGTGCTTGAGTGGGTGCATGCTGATCGAGACGGACCTCGCGGGTGGTCCGGTTCGGGTGGATGACCTGGACCGGGACTCGGTGCTGTGGTTCGCCGAGCAGGCCAAGGCACGCGAGGCCGCGGCGGCGTTGGCGGTGCTGCACGCGACGATCCGCTGGTGCGAGACCAACACCGTCGAGGACCCGAAGTGGGCGGCGGGGTTCGGGGAGGTCGGCGGCGACCTGGACTGCCCGGAGAAGATCGGTGGCGACGGGCGACCGATGGTCGCGGCGTTCTCCGCCGAACCCCTCGCCGCGGCGATGGAGATCTCCACGACCGCCGCCCTGACCCTGATGGCCGATGCGCTCGAGCTGGCGCACCGGCTGCCGCGGGTGATGGCACGAGTCGAGGCCCTCGAGGTACCGGTGTGGCGCGCACGCAGCATCGCCCAAGCCACGTCCTCGCTCTCACCCGAGGCGGCGGCCTACGTCGACGCCGAGATCGCCTCCCGCGCCCACCGAGTCGGGCCCGTGGTGCTGGCCCGGCTGGTCGAGACCGCCCGGGCTCGCTACGACACCGACGCCCACGAAGAGGCCGAAGAGTCCGCGCGGGAGTCGTGGGACGTGACGCTGACCCACGGCGACGGCCGCGACCAGCGGTGGTTGGGGACCTCGTGGATGGAGATCACCGGCGACACCGCCACCCTGGCCGACCTCCACGACCTGGTGGGGCGTACTGCCCACGACCTGCTGGCCATCCACCCCGACCTGCCCCTGGCCCGGCGCCGGGTGCTGGCGCTGCAGGTCATCGTCGACCGGGCCCGCGCCCACGGCGACAGCCCCGCACCGAGCCGGCCGTACAAGGCCTACGTGCACCTGACCGCGACCCCCGAGGGTGACATCGCACCCCTGGGGCGGGTGGAGGACCTCGGCCCCGCGACCAGTGCGATGATCCGTGACTGGCTCACCGGCGCCCGGGTGACGGTGACGCCGGTGCTCGACCCCGACCGCGGCGACCCCGTCGATGCCCACGACCCGCCGGAGTGGATGCGCGAGCTGGTCGTCCAGCGCGACCAGCACTGCGTCTTCCCCGACTGCCGCCGCCCCGCCAGGCGCTGCGACCTCGACCACATCAGTACCTGCATCGACCCCGCCCACGGCGGACCACCCGGCCAGACACATCCCGGCAACCTCGCCCCCTTGTGCAGACGACATCACCGGGCCAAGACCACCACCGACCCCACCAAGCAGTGGCGCTACCGACGCATGGACCACGGCCACTACACCTGGACCGGACCCCAGGACCAACGACTCGTCGTCGTCCCCGGCATCGGCACCTACTCACCCCTCTAAGAGGAGGGGAGGGGCTACTGACGACCCATCATCCCGGCCTGCGACACCCCGGCGCGCGTGCCCGCTTCGGCCTTGGCGACGCTGGTCAGCCACCCCGACGTCGATGCGTTCGCCGTCGAGCTCCACGAGTGCATCGCCGCGTCGTCGGCGGCGTACCAGGGCACGTAGCGGTCGCCCACCCGCACCTGGCGCACGTCGGGCGCCTCGCCGTCGTCGAGGCGCACCGCGTCGTTGCGGCAGACCTCCACCTCGCGCTCGGTGCCGTGCGGGGGAGTCCACGACACCGTCGTGACCGCCGGGCCGTGCTGGGGGTTGAAGAAGCACGGGCCGCGACGCTCCGGCAACGGCTCGTCGGCCCGCAGCGCCAGCACCGCCGCCCGGGCGTAGCGCCCCTTGTTCAACAGCTCCTCGACCGAGCCGACCTCCTGCACCGTCGACGCCCCCTCCAGCGCCGCCGCGGCCGCGGCGTACGCATCGAGCGCCTCCTGGTGGAAGTCGCGCACCTCGTGGCTGTGCGAGCCCTCGAGGTCGACGTCGAGCTCGGCGACCTGCTCACCGAGCACCGTCACGTCCTCGCGCGCCAACCGCCTGGCCGAGCGGAACTCCTCGGCCGCCTGCAGCTCCCGCTCACGACGATCCCGACGGGCTCCCCACGGTGTCCTCATGCCTCCTCTTTACCCTGCGTCCCCGATCTCATGCACCCCGGGCCACCGGCCAGCAGACCAGCGTGCGCCACTGCTGCGGGTCCGGCTCGGCCTCCGGGTCGCTCAGGTAGGACTCCCACGGCGGCCCCGCCGGCACCATGCCCTGCTCGCCCATCCACGACTCCATCGCGGCGTACGTCTCGACGACCTTGTCGTAGGGGCCCGTGTGCAGCGCCTGCGCCACCTCGCCTCCTGGCAGCAGCAGGTCGTGCACCCCCTCCGCCTCGCCCGTGCCGCCCGTGGCCCCCGTCGCCGCCGAGACCGGGAAGCCCGCCTCGACCTCCACCGTCTCGCCCGGCATCGACGGGAACAGCCCGAACGGTGGGCCGACCAGGTCGACCCCCGCCGCCGCGGCCGCCGCCGGCACCGCCGAGAAGGCCCGCCCGAAGAGGCTCGGCAGGTCGGGCGGTGCGACGTCGCCGTGCACGGCGAGCGCGGGCTGCGGCGCCAGGGTGACGATCTCGACCGGTGAGGTGACCATGCTCCAGCCTGCGCCTCGGGATCTCCCAAGACAACCAACCTGCGCCACCGCGCGTCGTACGCTGCACACTCCCGTCTCGAGAGGGCCCCCCATGCCCCGTCGCACCGCGCTGCTCGCGCTCCCGCTGGCCGCGCTCCTGGCTACCGCCCCCACCACCCTCACCAGCACCGCCTCCGCCGCCCCCGAGCGCGACGAGCGCGCCGCCGACGTGGTGCTCGAGGGCCGCGGCTTCGGCCACGGCAAGGGCCTCTCGCAGTACGGCGCCCGGGCCGCGGCCGCGCAGGGCCGCACCCACCAGGAGATCCTCGACTTCTACTACCCGGGCACCCAGCGCGGCGGCGTCGCCGGCGACGTCGAGGTGCTGATCAGCGCCGACACCACCACCGACGTCAAGGTCCGGCCCGCCCGCGGTCTGCGGGTGCGCAGCGTCGCCACCGGCCGCAGCCGCTGGCTCGCGCGCCTGGCCCCCGACGCCCGCGCCTGGCGGATCACCTCGGCCACCCGAGGCCGCAGCAACGTCGAGGCCAAGGTCAAGGGCGGCTGGAGCCGCGTGCGCACCCTCGCCGGTGACGCCGAGCTGCTCGCCAAGGAGCCGCTCACCCTGCTCCTGCCCCGCGGTGCCCGGGCCACCTACCGCGGCGCGCTGCGCTCGGCCTCCACCGGCGCCGGCCGCGACCGCGACACCGTCAACGTCGTCGACTTCGAGGACTACCTGCGCGGCGTCGTGCCCGGCGAGGTCCCCGCCCTCTGGCCCACCGAGGCCGTGCGCGCCCAGGCCGTCGCCGCCCGCACCTACGCGGCGTACGAGCGCGACCACGCGCCCGCCGCCCGTCACTACGAGCTCTGCGACACCTCCGCCTGCCAGGTCTACCGCGGCGTCGACGCCGAGCACCCCGGCTCCGACGCCGCCGTGGCCGCCACCGTCGGCGTCGTCGTGACCGCCGACGGCGCCCCCGCCTTCACCCAGTTCTCCGCCAGCAACGGCGGCTGGACCCGGGCCGGCTCCTTCCCCTACCTCCAGGCCGTCGAGGACCCCTGGGACACCGCCCCCGAGGCCCAGAACCCGTACGCGCAGTGGAGCAGGACCCTCACGCCAGCCGTCCTCGAGAAGGTCTGGCCCGGCTCCGGCAGCTTCGTCTCCCTCGAGGTCGTCGCCCGCGACGGCAACGGCGCCTGGGGTGGGCGGGTGGTGCGCGTCGAGGTGACCTTCACCGGCGCCACCCGCAGCGCGACCGGCGACCAGTTCCGCAGCTGGCTGGGGCTGCGCTCCGACTGGTTCCGGCCGCAGCCCTAGGGGCCGGCTCCTAGACGACGCCGACCGTGACCCGGCCGGCCTCGACGTGCCAGCGCTGGTCGAGGCGCACCCCGGCCAGCAGCCGCCGGTCGTGCGAGACCAGCAGCAGCGCCCCGTCGTACGACGCCAGCGCCTGCTCGAGCTGCTCGATCGCCGGCAGGTCGAGGTGGTTGGTGGGCTCGTCGAGCACCAGCAGGTTGACCCCGCGCGCCTGCAGCAGCGCCATCGCCGCGCGAGTGCGCTCGCCGGGGGAGAGGCGGCCGACCACAGCGCCCACCTGGTCGGCCTTGAGGCCGAACTTCGCCAGCAGCGTGCGCACCTCGGCCTGGGTCATCTCGGGCACCGCCCGCTCGAACGCCTCACCCAGCGCCAAGTCGTGGTCGAGCCCGGTGCGGGCCTGGTCGATGACCCCCACGGCCACCGACGCCCCCAGCGACGCCGAGCCGCTGTCGGGCTCGGCCCAGCCCAGCAGCAGCCCCAGCAGCGTGGTCTTGCCGGCGCCGTTCGGCCCGGTCACGCCGATCCGGTCGCCCGCCTCGACCTGCAGCGAGACCGGCCCGAGCGTGAAGTCGCCCAGGCGACGCGTCGCCTCGTTGAGCGTGGCCACCACCGCGCTCGAGCGCGGCGCCGCCGCGATGTCGAACTGCAGGCGCCACTCCTTGCGCGGCTCCTCGACCTCGTCGAGCCGGGCGATGCGCGACTCCATCTGCCGCACCTTCTGCGCCTGCTTCTCCGAGGACTCCGTGGCCGCCTTGCGCCGGATCTTGTCGTTGTCGGGGCTCTTCTTCATCGCGTTGCGCACGCCCTGCGAGCTCCACTCGCGCTGGGTGCGCGCCCGCGCCACCAGGTCGGCCCGGGTGCCGGCGTACTGCTCGTAGGCCTCGCGGGCGTGGCGCCGGGCGACCTCGCGCTCCTCGAGGAACGCCTCGTAGCCGCCGTCGTAGACGCTGACCTGGCCCTGGGCCAGGTCGAGCTCGACGACCCGGGTCACGCACCGGGCCAGGAACTCGCGGTCGTGCGAGACCAGCACCACCCCGCCCCGCAGCCCCTGCACGAAGGCCTCGAGCCGGGCCAGCCCGTCGAGGTCGAGGTCGTTGGTCGGCTCGTCGAGCAGCACCACGTCGAAGCGGCTCAGCAGCAGCGCCGCCAGCGCCGCGCGCGCCGCCTGCCCGCCCGACAGCGCGGTCATCGGCGTGGCGATGTCGACGTCGAGGCCGAGGTCGGCCAGCACCGGGCCGAGCCGGTCCTCCAGGTCGGGGGCGCCGCTGCCCAGCCAGCGGTCGAAGGCCACGCCGTAGGCGTCGTCGGCGCCGGGCTCGCCCGAGCCGAGCGCGCCGGCGGTGCGCTCCATCTCGGCGGTGGCCTCGGCCGCGCCCGTACGCCGGGCGACGTACTGCGCGACCGTCTCGCCCGGCACCCGCTCGTGCTCCTGCGGCAACCAGCCCACGAAGGCGTCCCTCGGCGCGCAGGCGACGCTGCCGGCGAGCGGTGTCGTGGCGCCGGCCAGCAGCCGCAGCAGCGTGGACTTGCCGGCACCGTTGGCGCCGACCACCCCGACCACGTCACCGGGGGCGACGGTCAGGTCGAGTCCCTCGAAGAGCACCCGGTGGCCGTGGCCGCCGGACAGGTCCTTGGCGACGAGGGTGGCGCTCACGGGCCGAGCGTAGGCCATCGCCGTCGAACTACAGATCTGTAGTTCCTCGCGGTCGATTGCACACCGCTGTGGCCCGTGGTGCGATGGGGGCTGGTGTGGTCACTCCAGCCACATCCTTCCCCCTCGTTCGGTGTCTTCCGGGAGTCCTCCATGCGCGCTGCGCCGCTCTGCCTGCGGGCAGTGCTGCTGCCCGCGCTCGCCCTCGCCCTGGTGTCGGTCGGCGCGCCCCCGGCCGTGGCCGCGAAGGACTCCTGGAAGGTGCCCGCGAAGGCGAGCATCACCGTGCGCGGCCACGGCTTCGGGCACGGCCACGGCATGTCGCAGCACGGCGCCGAGGGCGCGGCGCGACGCGGGCTGAGCGCCGCGAAGATCCTGGACTTCTACTACCCGGGCACCACCGCGGGGAAGCGCGGCGGACGGGTCAGCGTGCTGATCTCGGCCGACACCACCGACGACCTCGTGGTCCGCAGCCGCGACGGGCTGCGCGTGCGCGACCTCGGCTCCGGCGCCACCACCCGGCTGCCGACGAAGATCGGCGGCCGCACGCCCGCGCTGTGGCGGGTGCGGCAGAACCACCGCGACCGCACCCGCGTCTCGTGGCGCACCTCCGCCGGCGGCAAGGGCTCCTGGACCAAGTGGCGCGACCTCAAGGGCCACGGCGAGCTCAGCGCCGGCAACGCGCCGGTCACCCTGGTCACCCCCTCCGGCGACCGCGCCTACCGCGGCCGGCTGCGCGCGCTGCCGCCCAGCGCCGGCTCGAAGGCACGCGACACCGTCAACAAGCTGCGCCTCGACGACTACCTGCGCGGCGTCGTGCCGCTCGAGATCCCCGCGTCGTGGAGCCCGGCCGCCGTGCGCGCCCAGGCGGTCGCCGCCCGCAGCTACGCCGTCTTCGAGCGGCGCACCCCGCGCGCGGCGCACTACCAGCTCTGCGACACCTCCTCCTGCCAGGTCTACGGCGGGGTGCGCGCCGAGCAGCCGGGCTCCGACGCCGCCGTGCGCGCCACCGCCAAGCAGGTGCGCCTCGCCGACGGCCAGGCCGCCTTCACCCAGTTCTCCTCCAGCAGCGGCGGCTGGACCGCCGCCGGCTCGCGGTCCTACCTGCGCGCCAAGCCCGACCCGTACGACGACTGGGCCGGCAACCCGCACCACGACTGGTCGGTGACCCTCACCGACGGGCGCCTCGAGAGCGCGTTCCCCGCCGTCGGCGACCTGCGCTCGATCAAGGTCCTCGACCGCGACGGCAACGGCCAGTGGGGCGGGCGGGTGCGCTCGGTGCGCCTGGCCGGCACCCGCGGCACGGTCACGGTGAGCGGTGACGCCCTGCGCTTCGGGCTGGGGCTGAAGTCGCCGTGGGTGACGTTCCGGGTGCGCGCGCGCTGAGCGCGGCCCGCGGCACGACCGACCGCACGAGCAGGCCCACCAGCAGCGCCCAGAAGGCCGCGCCCACGCCCAGCACCGTGACGCCGCTGGCGGCCACCACCAGGCAGGCCACCGCCGCCACCCGCTCGGCCGGGTCGGCCAGGGCGTCGGCCAGCGACACGGCCAGGGTGCCCAGCAGGGCCAGCCCGGCGGCCGCCTGCACCACCCCGTCGGGCGCCGCGGTGACCAGCGCGGTCAGGCCGGCCGCGGCGGCGGCCAGCACCAGGTAGGTCACCGCGGCCCCGGCCGCGCCCCGCCACCGCTGCGACCGGTCGGCGCCGCCCTCGGGCCCGGCCACCATCGCCGCGGTGATCGCGGCGAGGTTGACCGCGTGCCCGCCCAGCGGTGCGGCCAGGGCGGTGCCGAGGCCGGTGACCACCATCGTCTCGCGCCACGGCACGCGGTAGCCGTTGCCGGCCATCACCGCGACGCCCGGCACGTTCTGCGAGGCCATCGTGACCACGTAGAGCGGCAGCGCGATGCCGACCAGCGCGGGCACGCTCCACGTCGGGGTGGTCCAGGCCAGCGCGGGCGTCGCGTCGGCCAGAGCGACCTCGCCCGCGGTCTCGACCAGCACCACGACCAGCGCCACCACCAGCGAGGCCGGCACCGCCCAGCGCGGGAAGAGCCGCTGCCCGACCAGCCAGGCCAGCACCACCGGGCCGACGAGCAGCGGCGCGGCGGCCACGCCCAGCACCGGCTCGAGGCAGATCGGCAGCAGCACCCCGGCCAGCATCGCCCGGGCCAGGCTCGGGGGGATCCGCGCCACCAGGTCGCCCAGGGCCGGCACCAGCCCGGTCAGCGCGATCAGCGCCGCGGTGGCCAGGAACGCCCCCACCGCCGCCGACCAGC from Nocardioides salarius harbors:
- a CDS encoding DUF6615 family protein; amino-acid sequence: MNRHDLEQLSGRLWEFLRDAPFKPREETATEGLLVAMHRFRSSTTWVSKATIAEEVRDGHDFLWALRSVDRRRWLHLRVQAKILFPSGQYEGLGTTKDGNDKADDQAAALLRAKGNGQVPVYAFYNGSALPFGTEGHVGAHLGCGRSHPRKFGECFACDIATCHQFGGRRLGAFTHKAQARGDYSEVGYHRIRHQSGSGALGVHHLPDDYPLVQRLAAEGIPTWPSAASVTQSGKWTWAWAWAWASSWGERHAAGLG
- a CDS encoding SIR2 family protein, with the translated sequence MPGEKEWQSLTESDGRAWNLFESVGLASYRSENLVVLLGLGTSLGLNGGGGMAPTMSDLFVSVKTLDGYDRAAELAPTAIEAGDVEALLSACQMQVGLTDDEVTKRFLDAAEAVVLQACSFVDDTTDLGTHEAFLRKVGRRATRLARTKVFTTNYDLAIERAAQATRFTLLDGFGPTAGELFDGGNFDLDVVRRAPDGTLQLAPNVIQLYKLHGSVDWDETNDGVRRDPSPANPVLIYPSSMKYQQSYRPPYLESMARFQMTLRQPETTVIVAGFGFNDAHVVGPLLSAVRSNVSLRLIVVDPVLRETKNESLLTLLRLSDARDERILLFAGTFAEFTTRLPDMAPQDAHEAHDERVRSTSI
- a CDS encoding ATP-binding protein gives rise to the protein MEFLDPFIPERLAGTVIAVQGSEATVSLPWAGMAPVSLFGQPVLRGEVGEFLLFACGPFAIFGRLVTLEAPRTKRPEASTTPGAQVATEVSGTVQLLGTLRLNGKFARGLERHPRVGDLAYAADADAIRAVLSSGVDADGARLPLGVLRGGQDVEIDVPAEVLFGRHLAIVGSTGGGKSWTLQTLMEQSAKEGVRILLLDATGEFAPLDNLADHVSVATSPPAIGSQASLPHRQLSESDRRALLRPSAGAQLPKLRSAIRSLRLANALGEGHSLIQDGLLYKANRPRKPYSDACFEHAAVLDDPQAPFNLRKLSQQVPLECVYENDQREGTSFGNWAMNELSYCNTMIARILDLTSTAEVMDILDPHDASPSESVLDLVDQWLDSEPSKNILRISLADLTFEHNMREIVVNTIGRHLLSKARKGAFNPRPLVVAIDEAHQFFGQGVADEFVAASFDSFDLVAKEGRKYGLVICMATQRPGDLPAAVLSQAGMLLVHRLTERRDRERVEQAASELTLAATRLLPALVPGEALIVGSEFAVPVPVRMHRPQRPPKSDGPTFSRTHH
- a CDS encoding HNH endonuclease signature motif containing protein; translated protein: MLIETDLAGGPVRVDDLDRDSVLWFAEQAKAREAAAALAVLHATIRWCETNTVEDPKWAAGFGEVGGDLDCPEKIGGDGRPMVAAFSAEPLAAAMEISTTAALTLMADALELAHRLPRVMARVEALEVPVWRARSIAQATSSLSPEAAAYVDAEIASRAHRVGPVVLARLVETARARYDTDAHEEAEESARESWDVTLTHGDGRDQRWLGTSWMEITGDTATLADLHDLVGRTAHDLLAIHPDLPLARRRVLALQVIVDRARAHGDSPAPSRPYKAYVHLTATPEGDIAPLGRVEDLGPATSAMIRDWLTGARVTVTPVLDPDRGDPVDAHDPPEWMRELVVQRDQHCVFPDCRRPARRCDLDHISTCIDPAHGGPPGQTHPGNLAPLCRRHHRAKTTTDPTKQWRYRRMDHGHYTWTGPQDQRLVVVPGIGTYSPL
- a CDS encoding GyrI-like domain-containing protein, yielding MVTSPVEIVTLAPQPALAVHGDVAPPDLPSLFGRAFSAVPAAAAAAGVDLVGPPFGLFPSMPGETVEVEAGFPVSAATGATGGTGEAEGVHDLLLPGGEVAQALHTGPYDKVVETYAAMESWMGEQGMVPAGPPWESYLSDPEAEPDPQQWRTLVCWPVARGA
- a CDS encoding SpoIID/LytB domain-containing protein gives rise to the protein MPRRTALLALPLAALLATAPTTLTSTASAAPERDERAADVVLEGRGFGHGKGLSQYGARAAAAQGRTHQEILDFYYPGTQRGGVAGDVEVLISADTTTDVKVRPARGLRVRSVATGRSRWLARLAPDARAWRITSATRGRSNVEAKVKGGWSRVRTLAGDAELLAKEPLTLLLPRGARATYRGALRSASTGAGRDRDTVNVVDFEDYLRGVVPGEVPALWPTEAVRAQAVAARTYAAYERDHAPAARHYELCDTSACQVYRGVDAEHPGSDAAVAATVGVVVTADGAPAFTQFSASNGGWTRAGSFPYLQAVEDPWDTAPEAQNPYAQWSRTLTPAVLEKVWPGSGSFVSLEVVARDGNGAWGGRVVRVEVTFTGATRSATGDQFRSWLGLRSDWFRPQP
- a CDS encoding ABC-F family ATP-binding cassette domain-containing protein translates to MSATLVAKDLSGGHGHRVLFEGLDLTVAPGDVVGVVGANGAGKSTLLRLLAGATTPLAGSVACAPRDAFVGWLPQEHERVPGETVAQYVARRTGAAEATAEMERTAGALGSGEPGADDAYGVAFDRWLGSGAPDLEDRLGPVLADLGLDVDIATPMTALSGGQAARAALAALLLSRFDVVLLDEPTNDLDLDGLARLEAFVQGLRGGVVLVSHDREFLARCVTRVVELDLAQGQVSVYDGGYEAFLEEREVARRHAREAYEQYAGTRADLVARARTQREWSSQGVRNAMKKSPDNDKIRRKAATESSEKQAQKVRQMESRIARLDEVEEPRKEWRLQFDIAAAPRSSAVVATLNEATRRLGDFTLGPVSLQVEAGDRIGVTGPNGAGKTTLLGLLLGWAEPDSGSASLGASVAVGVIDQARTGLDHDLALGEAFERAVPEMTQAEVRTLLAKFGLKADQVGAVVGRLSPGERTRAAMALLQARGVNLLVLDEPTNHLDLPAIEQLEQALASYDGALLLVSHDRRLLAGVRLDQRWHVEAGRVTVGVV
- a CDS encoding SpoIID/LytB domain-containing protein, with protein sequence MRAAPLCLRAVLLPALALALVSVGAPPAVAAKDSWKVPAKASITVRGHGFGHGHGMSQHGAEGAARRGLSAAKILDFYYPGTTAGKRGGRVSVLISADTTDDLVVRSRDGLRVRDLGSGATTRLPTKIGGRTPALWRVRQNHRDRTRVSWRTSAGGKGSWTKWRDLKGHGELSAGNAPVTLVTPSGDRAYRGRLRALPPSAGSKARDTVNKLRLDDYLRGVVPLEIPASWSPAAVRAQAVAARSYAVFERRTPRAAHYQLCDTSSCQVYGGVRAEQPGSDAAVRATAKQVRLADGQAAFTQFSSSSGGWTAAGSRSYLRAKPDPYDDWAGNPHHDWSVTLTDGRLESAFPAVGDLRSIKVLDRDGNGQWGGRVRSVRLAGTRGTVTVSGDALRFGLGLKSPWVTFRVRAR
- a CDS encoding benzoate/H(+) symporter BenE family transporter — translated: MSQDHSPVVAGVVAAVVGFSSSFVVVLTGLAAVGATPAQAASGLLALCVAQALGMAWLAVRHRTPLSLAWSTPGAALLVSTGAVAGGWSAAVGAFLATAALIALTGLVPALGDLVARIPPSLARAMLAGVLLPICLEPVLGVAAAPLLVGPVVLAWLVGQRLFPRWAVPASLVVALVVVLVETAGEVALADATPALAWTTPTWSVPALVGIALPLYVVTMASQNVPGVAVMAGNGYRVPWRETMVVTGLGTALAAPLGGHAVNLAAITAAMVAGPEGGADRSQRWRGAAGAAVTYLVLAAAAAGLTALVTAAPDGVVQAAAGLALLGTLAVSLADALADPAERVAAVACLVVAASGVTVLGVGAAFWALLVGLLVRSVVPRAALSARAPGTSPTATSAPARSAGRHRSP